The following proteins come from a genomic window of Falco peregrinus isolate bFalPer1 chromosome 16, bFalPer1.pri, whole genome shotgun sequence:
- the LOC101921124 gene encoding potassium voltage-gated channel subfamily A member 3, which translates to MDERRSLLYSPAASSASRHPRGGSTSHHNLGYTEQLPPAAPQPPPDQEEEEGEEGEEGSMTVVGGGGGDPLLEEPQHPHPLLGGDRYDHPPTPAAVPAGQPAGGGEHECCERVVINISGLRFETQLKTLAQFPETLLGDPRKRMRYFDPLRNEYFFDRNRPSFDAILYYYQSGGRIRRPVNVPIDIFSEEIRFYQLGEEAMEKFREDEGFIREEQRPLPDKEFQRQVWLLFEYPESSGPARGIAIVSVLVILISIVIFCLETLPEFRDDHDYEGTGGTFGTGGGPLPPDVFTNSSSSATSMVSSFTDPFFVVETLCIIWFSFELLVRFFACPSKATFSKNIMNIIDIVAIIPYFITLGTELAERQGNGQQAMSLAILRVIRLVRVFRIFKLSRHSKGLQILGQTLKASMRELGLLIFFLFIGVILFSSAVYFAEADDPSSGFSSIPDAFWWAVVTMTTVGYGDMHPITIGGKIVGSLCAIAGVLTIALPVPVIVSNFNYFYHRETEGEEQAQYMHVGSCQHLSSSEEMRKARSNSTLSKSEYMVIEEGGINHSAFKQAAFKTGNCTTTNNPNCVNIKKIFTDV; encoded by the coding sequence ATGGACGAGCGCCGGAGCTTGCTCTACTCTCCGGCTGCCTCCTCCGCCAGCCGGCATCCGCGGGGCGGCTCGACCAGCCACCACAACCTGGGCTACACCGAgcagctgccccccgccgccccccagccgccccccgaccaagaggaggaagagggggaagaaggggaagaaggcAGCATGACCGTGGTGGGAGGCGGCGGCGGAGACCCTTTGCTGGAAGAACCACAGCATCCTCATCCTTTGCTGGGGGGGGACCGCTACGATCACCCCCCGACTCCGGCCGCGGTCCCCGCCGGCCAGCCCGCGGGCGGTGGGGAGCACGAGTGCTGCGAGCGGGTGGTGATCAACATCTCGGGGTTGCGGTTTGAGACCCAGCTGAAGACGCTGGCACAGTTCCCCGAGACGCTGCTGGGGGACCCACGTAAGAGGATGCGCTACTTCGACCCCCTCCGCAATGAGTATTTTTTCGACCGTAACCGTCCCAGCTTTGACGCCATCCTCTACTACTACCAGTCGGGTGGACGCATCCGGCGACCCGTCAACGTCCCCATCGATATCTTCTCTGAGGAGATCCGCTTCTACCAGCTAGGGGAGGAGGCCATGGAGAAGTTTCGGGAGGACGAGGGTTTCATTCGGGAGGAGCAGCGGCCGCTTCCCGACAAGGAGTTTCAGCGCCAAGTGTGGCTCCTCTTTGAGTACCCTGAGAGCTCTGGGCCAGCCCGAGGCATTGCCATCGTCTCTGTCCTGGTCATTCTTATCTCTATTGTCATCTTCTGTCTGGAGACCCTGCCTGAATTCAGGGATGACCACGACTATGAGGGAACTGGAGGGACCTTCGGGACAGGCGGTGGCCCTCTCCCACCTGATGTCTTCACCAACTCCTCATCCTCAGCTACTTCCATGGTGTCGTCCTTCACCGACCCTTTCTTTGTGGTAGAGACTTTGTGCATCATCTGGTTCTCCTTCGAGCTGCTGGTCCGCTTCTTTGCCTGCCCCAGCAAGGCCACCTTCTCCAAGAACATCATGAACATCATTGACATTGTGGCCATCATTCCCTACTTCATCACGCTGGGCACCGAGCTGGCTGAGAGGCAAGGCAACGGCCAGCAAGCCATGTCCTTAGCCATCCTCAGAGTCATCCGGCTGGTCAGGGTCTTCCGTATCTTCAAGCTCTCCCGGCACTCCAAGGGGCTGCAGATCCTGGGGCAGACCCTCAAGGCCAGCATGCGGGAGCTGGGCTTGctcatcttcttcctcttcatcgGCGTCATCCTCTTCTCCAGCGCCGTCTACTTCGCAGAAGCCGATGACCCCAGTTCAGGTTTCAGTAGCATCCCCGATGCCTTCTGGTGGGCGGTGGTGACCATGACCACGGTGGGCTATGGGGACATGCACCCCATCACCATTGGGGGCAAGATCGTGGGGTCTCTCTGTGCCATCGCAGGGGTGCTAACTATCGCTCTCCCCGTGCCTGTGATAGTCTCCAATTTCAACTATTTCTACCACCGGGAAACAGAAGGTGAGGAGCAAGCCCAGTACATGCACGTCGGGAGCTGCCAGCATCTCTCGTCCAGCGAGGAGATGCGGAAGGCTCGCAGCAATTCCACCCTCAGCAAATCTGAGTACATGGTGATCGAGGAAGGGGGAATCAACCACAGTGCATTCAAACAGGCTGCCTTTAAGACAGGCAACTGCACAACCACAAACAATCCCAACTGTGTGAATATCAAAAAGATCTTTACggatgtttaa